One window from the genome of Engraulis encrasicolus isolate BLACKSEA-1 chromosome 16, IST_EnEncr_1.0, whole genome shotgun sequence encodes:
- the LOC134465151 gene encoding zona pellucida sperm-binding protein 4-like, with amino-acid sequence MALGKQLCCGIGLVVVLGWLGSVHSAVPYQKPNQRNQFPWSPPQGIQSEGISSSLTKNRPQQQTQRQPKQQQQEQHNKGGGGTPEQDVCEVARQNRVTCGPDGTTEAQCQEMGCCFLEGECFYGNTVTLHCTRDAIIVIVVSKAVTVPYLNLESIGNVGGDPNPACAPVDSNDAFIIYQYGATECGTRVGTGGGYLIYENRMSSGYLIDEGPLGSITRDTRFEVEIQCRYSGEEVQAVVVRLLSQPPPESPIVPGPFEVEMRIASGECTTKGCNNPDDVAYTSYYESGDYPVYRELKENVYVEVRFLNRNDPNIVLSLGRCWATTTPDPESVPQWDILVNGCPYTGDSHLTTLIPSTNVDFPSHYRRFMLKMFTFLDPQSFVPMQETVFLHCEVSVCQAGNDCEPTCSANAGPPAGGNTGGDSSPSWGGSDSSPSWGGSGSSPSWGGSGQQNQQNQQNQRQGTTVTSQGIHYRP; translated from the exons ATGGCTTTGGGCAAGCAACTGTGCTGTGGCATCggcttggtggtggtgttgggttggcTGGGCTCTGTGCACAGTGCTGTACCGTATCAAAAGCCAAACCAAAGAAACCAATTCCCATGGTCACCACCGCAAGGCATCCAGTCTGAAGGTATATCGTCCTCTTTGACAAAGAACAGACCTCAACAGCAGACTCAGAGgcaaccaaaacaacaacaacaagagcaaCATAACAAAGGCGGTGGCGGAACACCAGAGCAGGACGTATGCGAAGTAGCTCGTCAAAATAGAGTAACATGTGGTCCAGATGGAACGACTGAGGCCCAGTGTCAGGAAATGGGCTGCTGCTTTTTAGAGGGCGAGTGCTTCTATGGCAACACTG TAACTCTGCACTGCACCAGAGATGCTATAATCGTCATTGTGGTCTCCAAGGCTGTCACTGTACCATACTTGAATTTGGAGAGCATTGGCAATGTAGGCGGGGACCCCAATCCTGCTTGCGCGCCAGTGGACTCCAATGATGCATTCATCATATACCAGTATGGTGCAACTGAATGTGGTACCAGAGTGGGG ACAGGGGGCGGTTATTTGATCTATGAAAACAGGATGTCCTCTGGCTATTTAATAGACGAAGGACCCTTAGGCAGCATCACCAGAGACACTCGTTTTGA GGTTGAAATCCAGTGTCGGTACAGTGGCGAAGAGGTGCAGGCAGTGGTTGTCAGATTGCTATCTCAGCCACCACCTGAGTCTCCAATTGTACCTGGACCTTTTGAGGTGGAAATGAGGATTGCAAGTGGCGAATGTACCACAAAGGGATGTAATAATCCAG ATGACGTGGCATACACATCATACTACGAGAGTGGTGACTACCCAGTCTATAGAGAGCTGAAGGAGAACGTCTACGTTGAAGTGCGCTTCCTGAATAGGAATGATCCAAACATTGTTCTGTCTTTGGGTCGCTGCTGGGCAACAACCACTCCTGATCCCGAAAGCGTGCCGCAGTGGGACATTCTGGTGAATGG CTGTCCATACACAGGAGATAGTCATTTGACCACCTTGATTCCATCCACAAATGTTGACTTCCCTAGCCACTACAGACGCTTCATGCTGAAAATGTTCACCTTTTTGGACCCACAATCATTCGTTCCAATGCAAGAAACG GTGTTCCTCCACTGTGAGGTTTCTGTGTGCCAAGCTGGAAATGATTGTGAGCCAACATGCTCAGCTAATG CAGGGCCTCCTGCTGGCGGTAACACTGGCGGTGACTCGAGCCCAAGCTGGGGTGGAAGTGACTCGAGCCCAAGCTGGGGTGGAAGTGGGTCGAGCCCTAGCTGGGGGGGAAGTGGGCAGCAgaatcagcagaatcagcagAATCAAAGGCAAGGGACTACCGTTACATCTCAAGGGATTCACTACCGTCCATAA